A region from the Rhinoderma darwinii isolate aRhiDar2 chromosome 2, aRhiDar2.hap1, whole genome shotgun sequence genome encodes:
- the CBX5 gene encoding chromobox protein homolog 5, with amino-acid sequence MDITEAPTEESVTISSNVAKKNKRASDASSSSEEEEYVVEKVLDRRVVKGQVEYLLKWKGFSEEHNTWEPEKNLDCPELISEFMKKYKKGKEAEPKPKTEPTKRKAGSDDIRAKKRRESNDIARGFERGLEPEKIIGATDSCGELMFLMKWKDSDEADLVLAKEANVKCPQIVIAFYEERLTWHAYPEDTESKEKEAVKS; translated from the exons ATGGACATCACTGAGGCCCCAACAG agGAGAGCGTGACTATCAGTAGCAACGTGGCAAAAAAGAACAAAAGAGCTTCTGATGCCTCCTCTTCCTCTGAAGAAGAAGAATACGTGGTCGAAAAAGTTCTTGATCGAAGAGTAGTCAAAGGACAAGTGGAATATCTCCTTAAGTGGAAAGGATTCTCAGA AGAACATAACacatgggagcctgaaaagaaCCTGGACTGCCCTGAGTTGATCTCTGAATTTATGAAGAAATACAAGAAGGGTAAAGAGGCTGAACCCAAACCCAAGACAGAACCCACCAAAAGAAAAGCTGGAAGTGATGACATTCGGGCAAAAAAGAGGAGAGAG AGTAATGACATTGCCCGGGGATTCGAAAGGGGGCTTGAGCCTGAAAAGATTATCGGAGCAACAGATTCCTGCGGTGAGCTCATGTTTCTCATGAAATG GAAAGATTCGGATGAAGCAGATCTTGTACTAGCGAAAGAAGCCAATGTGAAGTGTCCGCAAATAGTTATTGCATTTTACGAGGAGAGATTGACTTGGCACGCTTACCCCGAAGACACAGAGAGCAAAGAGAAAGAAGCTGTGAAAAGCTAA